A region from the Mycolicibacterium phlei genome encodes:
- a CDS encoding RND family transporter gives MSAAANDAPTDTIPAVGQPLRPFIPRTIRALAIPIIIVWVALIAILNTTVPTLEEVGQMRAVSQSPDFAPSMIAMKRVGTVFEEYDSDSSAMIVIEGDKPLGDDTRAFYGEMVAKLEADTKHVQSVQDFWSDPLTASGAQSSDGMAVYVQVYLSGNQGEALANESVEAVQDLVAGMQPPPGVKVYVTGPAALAADQHIASDRSIRVIEALTFAVIIVMLLLIYRSIVTTILTLLMVVLQLSATRGMVAFLGYHEIIGLTPFASSLLVTLAIAAGTDYAIFLIGRYQEARGAGESKEDAYYTMFHGTAHVVLGSGMTIAGALFCLTFTRLPYFQTMGVPLAVGIVTGVVASLTLGPAIITVASRFGRTLDPKRAMRVRGWRKIGAAIVRWPGPILVATIALSLVGLLVLPGYRTNYNDRNYLPPDLPANEGYAAADRHFSQARMNPELLMVESDHDLRNSTDFLVIDKIAKAIFRVPGISRVQSITRPDGKPIEHTSIPFLISMQGTTQQLNQKYLQDRMEDMLVQVAEMEKTITSMEKMSRLTEEMAGVTHEMVVKMKTMTDDVADMRDSIANFDDFFRPIRNYFYWEPHCYDIPVCWAMRSVFDTLDGIDVMTDDIQQIIPDMERLDALMPQMVTLMPSMIETMKTMRTMMQTMYASQKGLQDQMAAMQENSTAMGEAFDASMNDDSFYLPPEVFDNEDFKKGMENFISPNGKAVRFIIAHDGDPMTEEGIARIDAIRNAAKEAIKGTPLEGSTIYLAGTAAVYKDMADGNNYDLMIAAILALALIFTIMLLLTRSVVAAAVIVGTVVLSLGASFGLSVLLWQHILGIELHWMVMAMTVIVLLAVGADYNLLLVSRLKEELHAGVRTGIIRAMGGSGSVVTSAGLVFAFTMMSMAVSELTVIGQVGTTIGLGLLFDTLVIRAFMTPSIAALMGKWFWWPQRVRETPVPSPWPTPKQLTPSGSEGSQS, from the coding sequence ATGAGTGCGGCAGCCAACGACGCACCCACCGACACCATCCCCGCTGTCGGCCAGCCGCTGCGACCCTTCATTCCGCGCACCATCCGCGCCCTGGCGATACCCATCATCATCGTCTGGGTCGCGCTGATCGCGATCCTCAACACCACGGTGCCGACGCTCGAAGAGGTCGGCCAGATGCGCGCGGTCTCGCAGAGCCCCGACTTCGCGCCGTCGATGATCGCGATGAAGCGCGTCGGCACGGTCTTCGAGGAGTACGACTCCGACAGCTCGGCGATGATCGTCATCGAGGGCGACAAACCCCTCGGCGACGACACCCGCGCCTTCTACGGCGAGATGGTCGCCAAGCTGGAGGCCGACACCAAGCACGTCCAGAGCGTGCAGGACTTCTGGAGCGACCCGCTCACCGCCTCCGGTGCGCAGAGCTCCGATGGGATGGCCGTCTACGTCCAGGTCTACCTGTCCGGTAACCAGGGTGAGGCGCTGGCCAACGAGTCCGTCGAGGCCGTCCAGGACCTCGTCGCCGGCATGCAACCGCCGCCGGGCGTCAAGGTCTACGTCACCGGCCCGGCCGCACTGGCCGCCGACCAGCACATCGCCAGCGACCGCAGCATCCGGGTGATCGAGGCGCTCACCTTCGCCGTGATCATCGTGATGCTGCTGCTGATCTACCGCTCCATCGTCACGACGATCCTCACGCTGCTGATGGTGGTGCTGCAGCTGTCGGCCACCCGCGGCATGGTGGCGTTCCTCGGCTACCACGAGATCATCGGCCTGACCCCGTTCGCCAGCAGCCTGCTGGTCACCCTGGCCATCGCGGCGGGCACCGACTACGCGATCTTCCTCATCGGGCGCTACCAGGAGGCCCGCGGCGCCGGCGAGTCCAAAGAGGACGCCTACTACACGATGTTCCACGGCACCGCGCACGTGGTGCTCGGCTCGGGCATGACGATCGCCGGCGCGCTGTTCTGCCTGACGTTCACCCGGCTGCCGTACTTCCAGACCATGGGCGTGCCGCTGGCCGTCGGCATCGTCACCGGTGTGGTCGCGTCGCTGACCCTGGGTCCGGCGATCATCACCGTCGCCTCCAGGTTCGGCAGGACGCTGGACCCGAAGCGGGCGATGCGGGTGCGCGGGTGGCGCAAGATCGGCGCGGCCATCGTGCGCTGGCCCGGCCCGATCCTGGTGGCGACGATCGCGCTGTCGCTGGTGGGCCTGCTGGTGCTGCCGGGCTACCGCACCAACTACAACGACCGCAACTACCTGCCGCCGGATCTGCCGGCCAACGAGGGTTACGCCGCCGCCGACCGGCACTTCTCGCAGGCCCGGATGAACCCCGAGCTGCTGATGGTCGAAAGCGACCACGATCTGCGCAACTCCACGGACTTCCTGGTGATCGACAAGATCGCCAAGGCCATCTTCCGGGTGCCCGGCATCTCGCGGGTGCAGTCGATCACCCGCCCCGACGGTAAGCCGATCGAGCACACCTCGATCCCGTTCCTGATCAGCATGCAGGGCACCACCCAGCAGCTGAACCAGAAGTACCTGCAGGACCGGATGGAAGACATGCTCGTCCAGGTCGCCGAGATGGAGAAGACCATCACGAGCATGGAGAAGATGTCGCGCCTCACCGAGGAGATGGCCGGCGTCACCCACGAGATGGTCGTGAAGATGAAGACCATGACCGACGATGTCGCCGACATGCGGGACAGCATCGCCAATTTCGACGACTTCTTCCGGCCCATCCGCAACTACTTCTACTGGGAACCGCACTGCTACGACATCCCGGTCTGCTGGGCGATGCGGTCGGTGTTCGACACCCTCGACGGCATCGACGTGATGACCGACGACATCCAGCAGATCATTCCGGACATGGAGCGCCTCGACGCGCTGATGCCGCAGATGGTCACGCTGATGCCGTCGATGATCGAGACCATGAAGACGATGCGCACGATGATGCAGACGATGTACGCATCGCAGAAGGGTCTGCAGGATCAGATGGCGGCGATGCAGGAGAACTCGACCGCGATGGGCGAGGCCTTCGACGCGTCGATGAACGACGACTCGTTCTACCTGCCGCCCGAGGTCTTCGACAACGAGGACTTCAAGAAGGGCATGGAGAACTTCATCTCCCCCAACGGAAAAGCGGTGCGGTTCATCATCGCCCACGACGGCGACCCGATGACCGAGGAGGGCATCGCCCGCATCGACGCGATCCGCAACGCGGCCAAGGAGGCGATCAAGGGCACCCCGCTGGAGGGCTCGACGATCTACCTGGCCGGTACCGCGGCGGTCTACAAGGACATGGCCGACGGCAACAACTACGACCTGATGATCGCCGCGATCCTGGCCCTGGCGCTGATCTTCACGATCATGCTGCTGCTGACCCGCAGCGTGGTGGCCGCGGCGGTGATCGTCGGCACCGTGGTGCTGTCGCTTGGCGCCTCGTTCGGCCTGTCGGTCCTTCTGTGGCAACACATCCTGGGCATCGAACTGCACTGGATGGTGATGGCGATGACGGTCATCGTGCTGTTGGCCGTCGGCGCCGACTACAACCTGCTGCTGGTCTCGCGGCTCAAGGAGGAGTTGCACGCCGGCGTACGCACCGGAATCATCCGGGCGATGGGCGGCAGCGGCTCGGTGGTGACCTCCGCCGGCCTGGTGTTCGCCTTCACGATGATGTCGATGGCGGTCAGCGAGCTGACCGTGATCGGTCAGGTCGGCACCACGATCGGCCTCGGCCTGTTGTTCGACACGCTGGTCATCCGCGCGTTCATGACGCCGTCGATCGCGGCGCTGATGGGCAAGTGGTTCTGGTGGCCGCAGCGGGTACGCGAGACACCGGTGCCGTCGCCGTGGCCGACACCCAAGCAGTTGACGCCGTCCGGTTCGGAAGGGAGCCAGTCATGA
- a CDS encoding amidohydrolase family protein: MTAVDAASDIAVTVVDTDVHPMPVSAEVLKTYAPPQWRDTLWPTGNAVTPVPHFYDTPDSYKTFSMRVDAKPPGGGIPGSDPDFAAKQLLVDAGVSIAMLEPMCDAQLPQAEHVLKAAHNDWLADVWLGENNWHGRWRGAISVTAQDPHAAAREVERWAGHPYMAEVLITPQTRGIPFGSPHFDPLYAAASRHGLPIATHLMGQTPYELIPIYPVGNPAHWHDFFAPWPLLYVAHLMSLVFDGAFDRHPDLRVVFVEGGFTWAMPVMWRMDRMWEQRRADLPHVKRPPSEYVREHVRFTTQPLEEVHVGVYREYLEMMDLGDNLMFSTDYPHWSYDSPEWAVRRFPADQRERIMRGNATELYSLPTTVKAL; encoded by the coding sequence ATGACGGCGGTGGACGCGGCTTCCGATATCGCGGTGACGGTCGTGGACACCGACGTGCACCCGATGCCGGTGTCGGCCGAGGTGCTCAAGACGTATGCACCGCCGCAGTGGCGCGACACGCTGTGGCCGACGGGCAACGCCGTCACCCCGGTTCCGCACTTCTACGACACCCCCGACTCGTACAAGACGTTCTCGATGCGGGTGGACGCCAAACCGCCGGGCGGCGGAATCCCGGGCAGCGACCCGGATTTCGCGGCCAAACAGCTGCTGGTCGACGCCGGGGTGAGCATCGCGATGCTCGAGCCGATGTGCGACGCGCAGCTGCCGCAGGCCGAACACGTCCTCAAGGCCGCCCACAACGACTGGCTGGCCGACGTGTGGCTGGGCGAGAACAACTGGCACGGTCGCTGGCGCGGCGCGATCAGCGTCACCGCACAGGACCCGCACGCAGCGGCGCGCGAGGTGGAGCGCTGGGCGGGCCATCCGTATATGGCAGAGGTGCTGATAACCCCGCAGACCCGCGGAATCCCATTCGGCAGCCCGCATTTCGACCCGCTGTACGCGGCGGCGTCGCGGCACGGGCTGCCGATCGCCACCCACCTGATGGGCCAGACCCCCTACGAGCTGATCCCGATCTACCCGGTCGGCAACCCCGCGCACTGGCACGACTTCTTCGCGCCGTGGCCGCTGCTGTACGTCGCGCACCTGATGAGCCTGGTGTTCGACGGGGCCTTCGACCGCCATCCCGATCTGCGGGTGGTGTTCGTCGAGGGCGGGTTCACCTGGGCGATGCCGGTGATGTGGCGGATGGACCGGATGTGGGAGCAGCGCCGCGCCGACCTGCCGCACGTCAAGCGGCCGCCCTCGGAGTATGTGCGCGAACACGTCCGGTTCACCACACAACCGCTGGAGGAGGTGCACGTCGGCGTGTACCGGGAGTACCTCGAGATGATGGACCTCGGCGACAACCTGATGTTCTCCACCGACTACCCGCACTGGAGCTACGACTCGCCCGAATGGGCGGTGCGCCGGTTCCCGGCAGACCAGCGTGAGCGGATCATGCGCGGCAACGCCACCGAGCTCTACAGTCTGCCTACGACCGTCAAAGCCCTCTGA
- a CDS encoding TetR/AcrR family transcriptional regulator, with the protein MLEEGYAAATSRRIAGRAGVRPALVHYYFPTMDDLYLAVLREGAEANLARQREALATGRPLHALWRLNSTHGARLFMEFIALANHRKAIRSEIADYAERFAAAEEAAVAATMAAHDINTEEYPPVVMSMIVSSLARILLLERGLGITRGHDEVEAFIQRYLARFEPAWPTPE; encoded by the coding sequence ATGCTCGAGGAGGGCTACGCGGCGGCGACATCGCGCCGGATCGCCGGCCGAGCGGGTGTGCGCCCCGCGCTGGTGCACTACTACTTCCCGACCATGGACGACCTCTATCTGGCCGTCCTGCGCGAGGGCGCCGAGGCCAACCTCGCCCGGCAGCGGGAAGCACTGGCCACCGGCCGCCCCCTGCACGCGCTGTGGCGGCTCAACAGCACCCACGGCGCGCGACTGTTCATGGAGTTCATCGCCCTGGCCAACCACCGCAAGGCCATCCGCAGCGAGATCGCCGACTACGCCGAGCGGTTCGCGGCCGCCGAGGAGGCGGCGGTGGCCGCCACGATGGCCGCACACGACATCAATACCGAGGAGTATCCGCCGGTCGTGATGTCTATGATCGTGTCGAGCCTGGCTCGCATCCTGCTCCTCGAACGCGGTCTGGGCATCACCCGGGGACACGACGAGGTGGAGGCCTTCATCCAGCGTTACCTCGCCCGCTTCGAGCCCGCTTGGCCGACCCCGGAATGA
- a CDS encoding cytochrome P450 encodes MTAVDEVEEKVYYDPYRVDIVADPYPIYERLREEAPLYYNEQYNFWALSRFEDVERALLDWQTFSNSRSDILELIQSSFDMPQGVMMFQDPPVHTRLRGLMSRVFTPRRMAEIEDQIRRYCINCLDPLVGADRFDIIAELAAMMPMRVIGMLLGIPESDQVQVRDQNDANLRTKPGEPMKVKRADKIADGSIYAEYVDWRAKNPSDDLMTALLNIEFEDEDGVTRKLTRDEVLHYTQVVAGAGNETTGRLIGWLAKVLAEHPDQRREVVEDRSLVPRVVDETLRFEPTGHNVARLVARDYEAYGQTVPAGSAMLLMFGSANRDPRRYENPDVFDIRRNNISHITFGKGVHYCLGANLARLEGRVALEEILNRWPEWDVDMTTAKLAPTSTVRGWERLEVVLP; translated from the coding sequence ATGACCGCCGTGGACGAGGTGGAAGAGAAGGTCTACTACGACCCGTACCGCGTCGACATCGTCGCCGACCCGTACCCGATCTACGAGCGGCTGCGCGAGGAGGCGCCGCTCTACTACAACGAGCAGTACAACTTCTGGGCGCTGTCGCGCTTCGAGGACGTCGAGCGGGCGCTGCTGGACTGGCAGACCTTCTCCAACAGCCGCAGCGACATCCTCGAGCTCATCCAGTCCAGCTTCGACATGCCGCAGGGCGTGATGATGTTCCAGGACCCGCCCGTGCACACCCGGCTGCGCGGACTGATGTCGCGGGTGTTCACACCCCGGCGGATGGCCGAGATCGAGGACCAGATCCGCCGCTACTGCATCAACTGCCTGGACCCGCTGGTCGGCGCCGACCGGTTCGACATCATCGCCGAGCTGGCCGCGATGATGCCGATGCGGGTCATCGGGATGCTGCTCGGCATCCCGGAGTCCGACCAGGTGCAGGTGCGCGACCAGAACGACGCCAACCTGCGCACCAAGCCGGGCGAGCCGATGAAGGTCAAGCGGGCCGACAAGATCGCCGACGGCAGCATCTACGCCGAGTACGTCGACTGGCGCGCCAAGAACCCATCCGACGACCTGATGACCGCGCTGCTCAACATCGAGTTCGAGGACGAGGACGGGGTGACCCGCAAGCTCACCCGCGATGAGGTGCTGCACTACACGCAGGTGGTCGCGGGGGCGGGCAACGAGACCACCGGCCGGCTGATCGGCTGGCTGGCCAAGGTGCTCGCCGAACATCCCGACCAGCGCCGCGAGGTCGTCGAGGACCGTTCGCTGGTGCCGCGGGTGGTCGACGAGACGCTGCGCTTCGAACCCACCGGCCACAACGTCGCGCGCCTGGTCGCCCGCGACTACGAGGCCTACGGTCAGACGGTGCCCGCGGGCAGCGCGATGCTGCTGATGTTCGGGTCGGCCAACCGCGATCCGCGGCGCTACGAGAACCCCGACGTCTTCGACATCCGGCGAAACAACATCAGCCACATCACGTTCGGCAAGGGCGTGCACTACTGCCTGGGCGCCAACCTCGCGCGGTTGGAGGGTCGGGTGGCGCTGGAGGAGATCCTCAACCGCTGGCCCGAGTGGGACGTCGACATGACGACCGCCAAGCTGGCGCCGACGTCGACGGTGCGCGGCTGGGAGCGGCTGGAGGTCGTGCTGCCGTAA
- a CDS encoding MmpS family protein: MLRLAKKAWIPLVIIAVVAVAGFTVSRIRTFFGSEGVIVTPIVFAEDPEPFDPKVVKYEIFGTGSYADINYLDLDAKPQRVDGAALPWTLVLETTAPSAAPNIVAQGDGDSITCRITVDDEVKDERTSTGVNAQTFCYVKSA; the protein is encoded by the coding sequence ATGCTGCGACTCGCAAAGAAGGCCTGGATTCCTCTCGTCATCATCGCTGTCGTGGCAGTCGCCGGCTTCACCGTCAGCCGCATCCGCACCTTCTTCGGTTCCGAGGGCGTCATCGTCACCCCCATCGTGTTCGCCGAGGATCCCGAGCCGTTTGATCCGAAGGTGGTCAAGTACGAGATCTTCGGGACCGGCAGCTACGCCGACATCAACTATCTGGACCTCGACGCCAAGCCCCAGCGCGTCGACGGCGCCGCGCTGCCGTGGACGCTGGTGCTGGAGACCACCGCCCCCTCCGCCGCGCCGAACATCGTCGCCCAGGGCGACGGCGACAGCATCACGTGCCGGATCACCGTCGATGACGAGGTCAAGGATGAGAGAACCTCCACCGGCGTGAACGCTCAGACCTTCTGCTATGTGAAATCCGCATGA
- a CDS encoding Rieske (2Fe-2S) protein produces MQRRPVCAIEELPPGSMKLVTAGAFGVGVYNIGGALYAIANYCSHEGAPLCEGYVRGTTEYDPSRPDGIRHVREGRIVRCPWHQWEFDITTGVNVADPTKRVRTYRVEVDDGQVYLTA; encoded by the coding sequence ATGCAGCGCAGACCGGTGTGCGCCATCGAGGAGCTACCGCCCGGCAGCATGAAGCTGGTGACCGCCGGCGCGTTCGGGGTCGGCGTCTACAACATCGGCGGCGCGCTGTACGCGATCGCCAACTACTGCTCGCACGAGGGCGCCCCGCTGTGCGAGGGATACGTCAGGGGCACAACGGAATACGATCCGAGCCGACCCGACGGGATCCGGCACGTGCGCGAAGGCCGGATCGTGCGCTGCCCGTGGCACCAGTGGGAGTTCGACATCACCACCGGGGTCAACGTCGCCGACCCGACAAAGCGGGTGCGCACCTACCGGGTCGAGGTCGACGACGGGCAGGTGTACCTGACCGCATGA
- a CDS encoding SDR family oxidoreductase, whose product MRTALITGGSGGIGKACGRRLAEAGYDVVLTARREAPLRTAAEEIGARYVVADASDPEAFAPAVDALDTVDLLVHASGILGGTYARKQTFEQWRATISANLDSCFVVTSAALPRMRAGSRFVFISSSAAHEPMRARTAYSAAKAGMNAFAGALAQEVDRDGIAVHLVTPGPVETEMLQDVPFEMYTIRADDVADAVAWLDTLDPSVELPEIRLHAVTRGPWARPPMVPLAARQRATPPVTSVRAPSR is encoded by the coding sequence ATGCGAACGGCATTGATCACCGGCGGCAGCGGCGGCATCGGTAAGGCCTGCGGCCGCAGACTCGCCGAGGCCGGCTACGACGTCGTGCTCACCGCGCGCCGCGAGGCGCCGCTGCGGACGGCCGCCGAGGAGATCGGCGCCCGCTACGTCGTCGCCGACGCCAGCGACCCGGAGGCGTTCGCGCCCGCCGTGGACGCCCTCGACACCGTCGACCTGCTGGTGCACGCCTCGGGAATCCTTGGTGGAACCTACGCGCGCAAGCAGACTTTCGAGCAGTGGCGGGCCACCATCTCGGCGAACCTGGACTCCTGCTTCGTGGTGACCTCGGCGGCGCTGCCGCGCATGCGGGCCGGGTCGCGGTTCGTGTTCATCTCGTCGTCTGCGGCGCACGAGCCGATGCGGGCCCGCACCGCGTACTCGGCCGCCAAGGCCGGGATGAACGCGTTCGCCGGGGCACTGGCCCAGGAGGTCGACCGCGACGGCATCGCCGTGCACCTCGTGACGCCTGGACCGGTGGAAACCGAGATGCTGCAGGACGTGCCCTTCGAGATGTACACGATCCGCGCCGACGACGTCGCCGACGCGGTGGCCTGGCTGGACACCCTCGACCCGTCGGTGGAGCTGCCGGAGATCCGGCTGCACGCGGTCACCCGCGGGCCGTGGGCACGCCCGCCGATGGTGCCGCTGGCGGCCCGGCAGCGCGCCACCCCCCCGGTGACCTCGGTGCGCGCTCCCAGTCGCTGA
- a CDS encoding FadR/GntR family transcriptional regulator, whose protein sequence is MTTLGIGPEARRRLGARRTAEIVADELRRQIIEGQLADGDLLPRQEVLVEQFNVSLVSLREALRILETEGLVSVRRGNRGGAVVHAPAKANAAYMLGLLLQSDYVPLADLGTALQELDPMCAALAARRPDRNETLVPKLREYNAAMEEHIEDGARFTEIGGQFHDEIVRECGNHTMVAVVGSLETLWTGHLNWWANETAAKGEYPSMKKRRIALSVHTKITDAIEAGDAERARKLAARHVADTQAYLLAGDPDQRIVALSPQALAQRKR, encoded by the coding sequence ATGACCACACTGGGAATCGGCCCCGAGGCGCGACGCCGACTGGGCGCGCGCAGGACCGCGGAGATCGTCGCCGACGAACTCCGCAGGCAGATCATCGAGGGCCAACTCGCCGACGGCGACCTGCTCCCCCGCCAGGAAGTGCTCGTCGAGCAGTTCAACGTCAGCCTGGTGTCGCTGCGAGAAGCGTTGCGAATCCTGGAGACCGAGGGCCTGGTGTCGGTGCGCCGGGGTAACCGCGGCGGGGCCGTCGTGCACGCGCCGGCCAAGGCCAACGCCGCCTACATGCTCGGCCTGCTGCTGCAGAGCGACTACGTCCCGCTGGCCGATCTCGGCACCGCGCTGCAGGAACTGGACCCGATGTGCGCGGCGCTGGCCGCGCGCCGACCGGACCGCAACGAGACGCTGGTGCCGAAACTGCGCGAGTACAACGCCGCGATGGAGGAACACATCGAGGACGGGGCGCGCTTCACCGAGATCGGCGGGCAGTTCCACGACGAGATCGTGCGCGAGTGCGGCAATCACACCATGGTCGCGGTGGTCGGCAGCCTGGAGACGCTGTGGACCGGGCACCTGAACTGGTGGGCCAACGAGACCGCCGCCAAGGGCGAGTACCCGTCGATGAAGAAGCGCCGCATCGCGCTCAGCGTGCATACCAAGATCACCGACGCGATCGAGGCCGGCGACGCCGAGCGGGCCCGCAAGCTCGCCGCCCGACACGTCGCCGACACCCAGGCCTACCTGCTGGCGGGTGATCCCGATCAGCGGATCGTGGCACTGTCCCCGCAGGCGCTGGCACAACGCAAACGGTGA
- a CDS encoding mycofactocin-coupled SDR family oxidoreductase yields the protein MTGRVAGKVAFITGAARGQGRSHAVRLAEEGADIIAVDICRGFPDSTAPPATPDDLAETADMVKNLGRRIVTAEVDVRDFDALKAAVDSGVEQLGRLDIVVANAGIGTSGVKLHKMAEDRFDETIDVNLGGVWKTVKAAVPHLLAGGRGGSIILTSSVGGSKAYPQVGHYIAAKHGVVGLMRTFAVELGQHSVRVNSVHPTHVCTPLLMNDETYRMFRPDLDNPGPDDLAPICQSFHFLPIPWVEPVDISNAVLFLASDEARYITGVPLPVDAGSLLK from the coding sequence GTGACGGGTCGGGTAGCCGGCAAGGTCGCGTTCATCACCGGTGCGGCCCGGGGTCAGGGCCGCAGCCATGCGGTGCGGCTGGCGGAGGAGGGCGCCGACATCATCGCCGTCGACATCTGTCGCGGCTTCCCGGACTCGACCGCGCCGCCGGCCACTCCCGACGATCTGGCCGAGACCGCGGACATGGTCAAGAACCTGGGGCGGCGCATCGTCACCGCCGAGGTCGACGTGCGTGACTTCGACGCGCTCAAGGCCGCCGTCGACAGCGGCGTGGAGCAACTCGGCCGGCTGGACATCGTGGTGGCCAACGCCGGGATCGGCACCAGCGGCGTCAAGCTGCACAAGATGGCCGAGGACCGGTTCGACGAGACCATCGACGTCAACCTCGGCGGTGTGTGGAAGACGGTCAAGGCCGCCGTTCCGCACCTGCTCGCCGGCGGGCGCGGCGGCTCGATCATCCTCACCAGCTCCGTCGGCGGCAGCAAGGCCTATCCGCAGGTCGGCCACTACATCGCCGCCAAGCACGGGGTGGTCGGGCTGATGCGGACCTTCGCCGTCGAACTGGGACAGCACTCGGTCCGGGTCAACAGCGTGCACCCGACCCACGTGTGCACGCCGCTGCTGATGAACGACGAGACCTACCGGATGTTCCGGCCCGACCTGGACAATCCGGGTCCCGACGACCTGGCGCCGATCTGCCAGTCCTTCCACTTCCTGCCCATCCCGTGGGTGGAGCCCGTCGACATCAGCAACGCCGTGCTGTTCCTGGCCTCCGACGAGGCCCGCTACATCACCGGCGTCCCGCTGCCCGTCGACGCGGGCAGCCTTCTGAAGTAA
- a CDS encoding amidohydrolase family protein produces MTVIDASVQPHFRYNAEIRRYLAEPHKLRAIPDVESQWYQAPGGDYRADLYAHGYPWSDPETVAAHLFDEAGVDIAILNPLTRGNIADYLLNSRICAAVNDWLLDRWLEPDRTGRFRGTIRVNPEDVRGAVAEIERLAAHPRMVQIGVPLQSREPYGKPVFGPIWEAAAAHGLPVVVHINGGNGVDYPPTFAGHAHTYPGYASFMPLNGFVHLATLIIEGTFGRHPGLRFVFADGGYDILTPLMWRLDTFWMSMRDQTPWVDRYPSEYLRDHVRFCSSAFDGPTDAALTERWMDFTDKADLVMYGSHYPHWSSTPPAEVARGLNEIQREKVLWRNAGALYGLTNEVAV; encoded by the coding sequence ATGACCGTCATCGATGCCTCGGTGCAGCCGCACTTCCGCTACAACGCCGAGATCCGCCGCTACCTCGCCGAACCGCACAAGCTGCGGGCGATCCCCGACGTCGAGTCGCAGTGGTACCAGGCCCCCGGCGGCGACTACCGCGCCGACCTCTACGCCCACGGATATCCGTGGTCCGACCCCGAGACGGTGGCGGCGCACCTGTTCGACGAGGCCGGCGTCGACATCGCGATCCTGAACCCGCTGACCCGCGGCAACATCGCCGACTACCTGCTCAACAGCCGGATCTGCGCGGCGGTCAACGACTGGCTGCTCGACCGCTGGCTCGAACCCGACCGCACCGGCCGCTTCCGCGGCACCATCCGCGTCAACCCCGAGGACGTGCGCGGCGCGGTCGCTGAGATCGAGCGGCTGGCCGCCCACCCGAGGATGGTGCAAATCGGCGTCCCCCTGCAGTCGCGCGAGCCCTACGGCAAACCGGTGTTCGGGCCGATCTGGGAGGCCGCCGCCGCGCACGGGCTCCCGGTGGTCGTGCACATCAACGGAGGCAACGGCGTCGACTACCCGCCGACGTTCGCCGGGCACGCCCACACCTATCCCGGATACGCGTCGTTCATGCCGCTCAACGGGTTCGTCCACCTCGCGACGCTGATCATCGAGGGCACCTTCGGGCGCCACCCGGGACTGCGGTTCGTCTTCGCCGACGGCGGATACGACATCCTGACCCCGCTGATGTGGCGGCTCGACACGTTCTGGATGTCGATGCGCGACCAGACTCCGTGGGTGGACCGCTATCCCAGCGAGTACCTGCGCGACCACGTCCGGTTCTGCTCGTCGGCGTTCGACGGGCCCACCGATGCGGCGCTGACCGAGCGCTGGATGGACTTTACCGACAAGGCGGATCTGGTGATGTACGGCTCGCACTACCCGCACTGGTCGAGCACCCCACCGGCGGAGGTGGCGCGGGGACTCAACGAGATACAGCGGGAAAAGGTGCTGTGGCGCAACGCAGGTGCGCTCTACGGGTTGACGAACGAGGTGGCGGTATGA